The sequence below is a genomic window from Lolium perenne isolate Kyuss_39 chromosome 4, Kyuss_2.0, whole genome shotgun sequence.
TGCGGTAACCCTGACATCTGTGAGGCTGTGACCATCTTCTTATGTGCAAACTATAAGACCTCTCTAGGTCTTCGTCTCACATTAGTCTATGCGAGTGTTCTAAACCATCTGAGGACACCAAGAAGGCCAGTGTCTAGGATAGGAGACCTTTGTTCAAGATCTGCAAGAAAAGCAAATCAGCCAAAAGATCACATTGTTCCACAGTGGCTGATGGCTATGAGCTAGAAGATGTGTCTACTTCCTGGCAGCTAATTTTTTTTCATGCTAGAAACTCTTCCTTTGATAAAAAAATCATTAAGATAACATCTCCTAAGAGACAGTGAAAACTCGGTTTTGTGCTTTACCTATGTCTGCTGCAACTCGATGAGCACACATTACCCCTGAAAATGCCACAGCAATCACACCTTGCCCAGGAAAACAACTGTCGCCAACGCAGTAAAGGCCATCTATTGACTGTAAATCAGACACTGTAGCTTCAGTTCTACTAATAGTATATCACCGATGACATCACTTAGGTTAACAAAAGAAGATCTTGAAATCTGTATCAAATAATTATTAACTTACAGTAGTATTGAAAGGCATTGCCAGCAATCCCTTGGGTTTATCGCGTGGCATGGGTCCATATGTACCATCATTTCGGGCAAGAAATCTCCGGTGAGTTTTTGGTGATCCTACCTGGCCAAACCAAATAGTAATCGTATGTTGTATTAGAAAACATACTAGTACAGTACTACAAATCAAAACACGCCTACTGAAGTTCACAGCATAGCATCAAAGGAATGTACATTTGGCCCATGAAAGCCCCCCTAATTCAATGTATTTACCTCGTTGATAATGCATGGTGGTCTATCATGCACAATACAATCTGTTGCACAAACACTGAGAAATTGGTCAACACCCAAAACCTGACTATTTGTTATTCCCTCCGTTCACTATGATAAGATGTTTTATATATTTCAATGTGGAGTAGATACGGTCGGAAATGAGCGAACCTGCCCACTGaaacatgtctagatacatgcattcccaaaaaaaaaactactccctccgattcatattacttgtcgctGGTATGGatttatctagaactaaaatgtgtctagatacatccatattagagacaATTAATACGAATCGGAGGGAGTAAAACATCTTATAatagtgaacggagggagtacttgatATTGTTTATATGATTTGAAAAAATTCAAGAACTTATTTAAGAGCTTTGTGTGTAGGGGTGGGTTGACCCACGACCCATTTTATTTAACTGATGCCCAAAAACTTATTCCTGTTGGTGTATGTATCAAACACTCTTCACTAGAGGTAATTATAGTGATTGAGGTTCTCGACTAACCTAGAAATATTACCTCATACTAGGTAAACTAGGTAAATTGGTTAGTCAAGAAAATGTGATAAATTCACGAGATGAGATGTTCTGCTGATCTCCCGATATCATCTCAAGTACTGCATCATCAATAGGCTAGTCATATTTTTGCAACTAACTACTACATACTTACTCATGCACCCTTGTCAATTTGAGGAATGCTCGCCAGCactttcaaattcaaatatgaagtAGTAAAATTTAAATAACTGAAAATATCAAGAATCCCAACATGGAAGGACTGTAAGATGATACCTCCTTGAGGACTATTGAGTCTTGAAGACCAGGAAACAACTTCTTTTCAAGTCTTTGTATGATCTCATTTGCCACAAGCTCCTTTTTCTGCTCATAATCCTTCCTAGGCAGACTCTATCAAAGAAAGTAAAGCAGTAGTATGAGCATCAACCAATACTTACATTCATACAAAAGGCAGTTTGTCATATTTTCCAATAGAAATTATATTTTAGAGCACTGACATACCTCCCAATCTTCTATGCCTGCAGTCGTAAATATATGAAGTATGTGATGTCCTTCTGGTGCCAAGGATGGATCAAGAACTGTAGGGATACTTAAAAATATGCTTCCATAAGGCTTCTCCAAGTTAGACCAGTCATCCTGCCAGTTGCCCTCACAATTAAACTCATTACAGATTAAACTGTTCATATGAAATTCACCACTAATGTGATAGTGCTTCTAGCCCTCAATGGTGGCATACCCAGTAACCCAGTAGCATAAAACCTAGTGCTTACCTCCAGTACAAAATGGTGGCAGTCAGTACCAGCAGGTAATACTGACGCTTTGACACCCAGATGAATGGATAGAAAAGATGGCGCCTTAACATAATTCTTCTGAAAGTTCTTCTCCTCTTCTGGAAGCTCTTCAACTTTAACGAGTTTCCCTGTAAGTTGACGTATTTGTTACTCCTGAAGGATGAAACTTAGTCCATACTTAAGTAAGTCTCATGAAACAGTTCACATTGACAGAATAATATCAGTAATTACTAATTAAGTTACCAACACAAGTGTCACACTTGTGAATTTTTATAACATGAGAAGCAAAAGTACGGCAAAGTTGAAGCAGATGAAGGGCATTGTAACAAGTAAACATGAGAGAGATACTCTTGCTAGATTGAAAGTGTCATTGAAACATATATGTGCAGAATTACCAAATGTGTCCCATCTTGTGGCATTTGATATCACTGTTTTAGCAAAGAATTCCTTCCCATTTGATAACTTGACTCCAACCTGCAGTAATAAAATGTTCAGCTGAGAAGCCAAAAACTAAACTCCATATATTTGAAATCAGTAAGACGAACTCACAGCTTTTCCCTTTTCAAGAATAACATTGGTCACATTCGCCTTGTAACGTATTTCACTGCCTTTTTCAACAAGGCCATTTGCCAAGGCGACAGCAATACCACCCACACCGCCGACTGGATAATTAATTCCTCCATAGTGCCTATCGCACAAGACCTGTCAGGTTGACTTTGAGATAAGTGAAGGTTGAATGAATTTGAAACAAAGGTCTGACAGATTAACATCGAACTTACCATGCTGGCATTGATCATGGGTGTTTTCAAGGCATTAACTGTGCTCACAATAAAACACTACAAACACCATATGTTAGTTTGATTATTCAATCAGCAAAACTTGAATGAAAATGTATGTGAGTGGAAAAAAAAAATGAACAAGTGAGTAAACTCACAAATATCTCACACCTCAGCATCGATGAAGGATAGCAGCTGCTGATCTTTTATGAACTTGCGAGCAATATCCCCAGCATTCTGTGGCAGATAATATGCTGCTTCACAGGAAAAAAATATGACTTTTTTGTATCAAACATTATATATGATGGCAAGCTTATCCTCTCACAGCACAGCAAAtcacttttctatttcttttgagATTACAGTTATTTCAACTTAAGTTAACTAATTGTTCTAAATAATTACTCTGTAGAAAAAAATAGGAGCAGAACTTTTTAATTTAAGAATTGTAAGGATGCAGTTTTCATACCGAGAGTCAAGCACTCGAGAGGCTTCTTAAAAAATTGGCCGAAAAGGTATAGAGGTTCCTCGAGGGACTTTAGTTCCAAAGAATTTAACGAATTGAAGATCTGTTGATATGAGACATAGCTGTAAGTTGTGAGGTTTGCACAGCACAAAGGTATGAGATACAGGTAGAGAATATAAAGACAGTACCTTCCAACATATGCCATAGAATTTGAGGATTCCTTGTTTTTCATGAGGGAATTTGCTAACCAGCTCTTTGACGAAGTCGTTATACTCCCTATGCACAAGAACGGAAAGATGACCAGGTAGATGGAAATGAACCGTAGAAGGGTCTGCTATGACCTCCATCTTGCATCCAACTGCTTCTAGTGCTCGCGTTATCAAATTTAAATTTCCCTAGATAACAGCACATGTCATATTTCTTACCAAATTTAAGTTGAGTAGGAAGTGGAACGGCGTTGCTCTGTGTCGCTCACCTTTTCGGAGAATCCGAACATGACGGAGGAGCCGACGTCGAAGGTGAATCCGTCTCGGCGGTAGTAGCCGGAGCTGCCCCCCGGGATGATGTACTTCTCGAGCACCAGCACCCGCGCCCCTTTGGCCGCCAGCTGCGTGGCCGCCACCATCCCGCCGATCCCCGACCCGACGACAATCGCGTCGTATCGTCCCCCTTCATCGCTCCCCTCCGTCACAACCGCGGCCGCTTGCTTATCCGACACCACCGCCAGTCTGCATCCGCGGCGGGGTTGACTACCGAGAGCGCGGAGGCGAGAGGTGTGCggtgcggcggaggcggaggcagaGGCGGGGAGGAGCGAGGCGGAGGCAGAGGCGGGGAGGAGCGGGGCGTGGAGGGTCCTCGCGACGAGGGGCGAGAGGAGGAGCGGCATGGAGGCGAGGCGTTGCAGCAGATGCGAGCTCGGGGTAGTTATAGTGGAGGGGGGAAGTCTCGTCGCCGGCTGAGGAATCTGGCGGGGAGGGCGGAGTGTGGATTCCCCGGCGGGAGGAGACGAAAAAGGCGAGTGGCGGTTAGCGGAGGGAAGGGGATGAGGGATGGACTCAGCTTCAGTAACGTTGTGTCCATATCTGAGCCATCCATTGCTGGTCCAACGGACTGAGGCGACCGAAGGCAAAAATCCATCCAGACTTGAGCAACATGGGACGCGGGCGAGGAGTTCTTCGCGGGATCCAGTCATCCAGACTTCAGCAACATCAAAGCCACGGACCGCTCCACGACGGTGGAGTGGCATCGTGGAGGGAGAGGTGAGCAGAACTGTGTCCGAGAGGAGAGGATCGAAGGAGGGCTCGCCGCCACTGCCACGCTGTGTCTGATGTTCGATCCGCCGCTCCTCGCCGACCAAGCCGCCGCCAGCCACGCACTCCCACGCTCGATGACAGGAACGCCACTCGCCGCATGGCCTCGTCGTCCTCCGTGGCCACGTCCAGAGGGTGAACGTTACTGCCCTACTGCCGCCTCGTGCTCCCGGAAAAAACTTCTCGCCCGCGCCTGATTCTGCTGAAGATGGCCAAGTCTGGGTGGATTTTGCCTTCGGTCACGCTCAGgccgttggatcgaaaatagatGGCTCAGATGTAGACTAAGTCTCACGGTGACTTATGAACACAACGTTACTGAAGCTGAGTCCGGGATGAGGGGGCATCGGGCACGGGCGCCAGCTGACGGCGGGCCAGGGGTGACTGGGGATCACTCGAGTGGAGGTCAACCCTGTTCCTCGCTATGGTCAACCACAACTCGAGCCCTACTAGCCAACTAAACATGGTTACTATTTTGGGATTCAACTAAATGCAATGTTCATTGTACTCCTTCCGTACAGTAATATGAGATATGTTGTAGGCATTTTTAAAGTTGACTAGATACAAATTAAAATGAGTGAATTTACACACTAAGAATAATCTAGATACACACAAAAGTGAGTGAATCTTAAAAAATCTAAAGTCTTGTAAAGCAAAACGGAGAGGATACTGATTTAGATGTATCTCACACATACATCTGAATCTGCGCTAACATAAGGAAGATATTTTTGCCTCGTCGTCAACTGTAATGGTCGAATGGTGGTTGCTCCTTATCCTGAGTGCCATCATGGAGGTCTCTTTGGACTAGGGCGATGACCCTCACTAGTGGCAGATGTAGGAAAAAGTTGAAGGATGGACACACCTCAAAAATAATTGAGCTCCTCCAATTGAGATAAATTTTGCTAAATGAGTAATATATATAGCCCACAAATTATCACAACCGAAGTTCATTACATATGTATAAAAAATGTGCAAGATTGCAATACAaatagttcaaaacatgaaaagtCTTACATGATGGATAGTGATGGCGCGTGAAGtacgcgtctgttgggaaccccaagagaaaggtgtgatgcgtacaacagcaagttttccctcagtaagaaaccaaggttatcgaaccaataggagatgaaggccacgtgaaggttgttggtggaggagtgtagtgcggcgcaacaccagagattccggcgccaacgtggaacctgcacaacacaatgacaatactttgccccaacttaacagtgaggttgtcaatctcaccggcttgctaaaaacaaaggattaaacgtatggtgtggagaatgatgtttgtttgcaaagaacaacagagaacagagtttgcagtagattgtatttcagatgtagaagaatggaccggggtccacagttcactagtggtgtctctccaataagataactagcatgttgggtgaacaaattacagttgggcaattcacAAATAGAgaggcacatacatatatcatgatgactactatgagatttaatcagggcattacgacaaataacatagaccgctatccagcatgcatctatgcctaaaaagtccaccttcgggttagcatccgcacccttccagtattaagttgcaaacaacagacaattgcattaagtatggtgcgtaatgtaatcaacacaaatatccttagacaaagcatcgatgttttatccctagtggcaacagcacatccacaaccttagaactttctgtcactgtcccagattcaatggaggcatgaacccactatcgagcataaatactccctcttggagtcacaagtatcaacttggccagagcctctactagcaacagagagcatgcaagaacataaacaacacatatatgatagattgataatcaacttgacatagtattcaatattcatcggatcccaacaaacacaacatgtagcattacaaatagacgatcttgatcatgataggcagctcacaagatctaaacatgatagcacaagaggagaagacaaccatctagctactgctatggacccatagtccaaggatgaactactcacgcatcagtccggaggcgagcatggtgatacagagccctccggtgatgattcccctctccggcagggtgccggaggcgatctcctgaatcccccgagatgggcttggcggcggcggcgtctctggaactttttctgtatcgtggctctcggtaatagggttttcgcgacagagggaatttataggcgaaggggcagagtcgggaggcgcccgaggggcccaccccatagggcggcgcgcccaagggTAGGGCtgtgcccccctagggtgtggccgcctcgtcgcccctcttcgtatcctcttcggacttctggaaggctccgtgcaaaataagaccgtgggcttttatttcgtccaattccgagaatatttcctgtgtaggatttctgaaaccaaaaacagcagaaacagaatcggcgcttcggcatcttgttaataggttagtgccggaaaatgcataaaaatgatataaagtgtatataaaacatgtgagtattatcataaaactagcatggaacataagaaattatagatacgtttgagacgtatcagatagcGATGGCAACAACTCCATGTGGACCAACCCGTTGGGACTccatgcggtgacccagcataccactgcatgttgtactaTACAAGTCGTTGAAGTGACACTACACCTGGGCAAAACTCGGGACGGGTCGAGTTTCGGGCCAAGCCCGAAAAAGCCTAAAGCTAAAATGTCAAGCCCGAACCCGGCCTAGCCTGACTGTCGGGCCTATAAACCCAACCCTAACTGGCAAAATCCCGGCCCTGCCCAAACCTTACCTAAATTGCAAAAAATGCAAGCCCgagcccgagcccggcccggcccggcgtTCGGGCTAAAAAATCAGGCTCGAGCTCGGCCTGAAGTGCAAGCCCGACCTAGCCCGGCCCGGGATTTTCAGGCCGGGTCGCTCGGGCCGGGCTACCCATTCCCAGCTGTATATGACACTCATGAAGAGACTTCTTCATGAATATCACATCACTCGaagtggtac
It includes:
- the LOC127295171 gene encoding prolycopene isomerase, chloroplastic, whose amino-acid sequence is MPLLLSPLVARTLHAPLLPASASASLLPASASASAAPHTSRLRALGSQPRRGCRLAVVSDKQAAAVVTEGSDEGGRYDAIVVGSGIGGMVAATQLAAKGARVLVLEKYIIPGGSSGYYRRDGFTFDVGSSVMFGFSEKGNLNLITRALEAVGCKMEVIADPSTVHFHLPGHLSVLVHREYNDFVKELVSKFPHEKQGILKFYGICWKIFNSLNSLELKSLEEPLYLFGQFFKKPLECLTLAYYLPQNAGDIARKFIKDQQLLSFIDAECFIVSTVNALKTPMINASMVLCDRHYGGINYPVGGVGGIAVALANGLVEKGSEIRYKANVTNVILEKGKAVGVKLSNGKEFFAKTVISNATRWDTFGKLVKVEELPEEEKNFQKNYVKAPSFLSIHLGVKASVLPAGTDCHHFVLEDDWSNLEKPYGSIFLSIPTVLDPSLAPEGHHILHIFTTAGIEDWESLPRKDYEQKKELVANEIIQRLEKKLFPGLQDSIVLKEVGSPKTHRRFLARNDGTYGPMPRDKPKGLLAMPFNTTSIDGLYCVGDSCFPGQGVIAVAFSGVMCAHRVAADIDLEQRSPILDTGLLGVLRWFRTLA